Proteins from one Desulfonema limicola genomic window:
- a CDS encoding FAD:protein FMN transferase → MKKITILIIFFLLTACPGKKENQEVLIQGRTMGTTFNIKVITSENTSDLEKKINNRLKQINKSMSTYDKTSEISRFNQIPDTETKLSITGDFLKVITIGEKIYRLTKGAWDGTIDPLINLWGFGRTKQEAGLPLSEEIQAVLPFVGFDNIEISQNGFLRKKKPGISLDLASIAKGYGVDQIAALITEYGFSDFLVEIGGEIYASGVRLDGQYWRIGINRPKTNAAFDDVYKTASLYNKAFATSGDYRQFFEKNGKRYSHVLDPRTGYPVSNRVVSATVIADNCTFADGLATALMVMGHEKGIDLVNTIDDTECLIIVEEPDGTLTDYYSRGFKTQS, encoded by the coding sequence ATGAAAAAAATAACTATACTAATAATATTTTTTTTACTCACAGCCTGCCCTGGAAAAAAAGAAAACCAGGAAGTTCTTATCCAGGGCAGAACAATGGGAACCACCTTTAACATAAAGGTAATTACTTCTGAAAATACCTCTGATCTTGAAAAAAAGATCAATAACCGCCTGAAACAGATTAACAAAAGCATGTCAACCTATGACAAAACAAGTGAAATCAGCAGATTTAATCAAATACCCGATACAGAAACAAAGCTTTCCATTACAGGTGATTTTCTCAAGGTTATAACTATTGGTGAAAAGATTTACAGACTTACAAAAGGAGCCTGGGACGGAACTATTGATCCCCTTATAAATTTATGGGGATTTGGAAGGACAAAACAGGAGGCAGGTCTCCCGCTTTCTGAAGAAATTCAAGCAGTTTTACCCTTTGTAGGCTTTGATAATATTGAGATTTCACAAAATGGATTTTTAAGAAAGAAAAAGCCGGGCATTTCCCTTGATCTGGCATCTATTGCAAAAGGTTATGGTGTAGATCAAATAGCTGCCTTGATTACAGAATACGGGTTTTCAGATTTTCTAGTGGAAATAGGCGGAGAGATTTATGCCTCAGGAGTAAGACTTGACGGCCAGTACTGGCGGATAGGAATTAACAGGCCCAAAACAAATGCTGCATTTGACGATGTTTACAAGACTGCATCCCTTTATAACAAAGCTTTTGCAACAAGCGGGGATTACCGGCAGTTTTTTGAAAAAAACGGGAAGCGCTATTCCCATGTCCTGGACCCCAGGACAGGCTATCCAGTATCAAACAGGGTTGTGAGCGCCACTGTTATTGCAGACAACTGCACCTTTGCAGACGGACTTGCCACAGCCCTTATGGTCATGGGACATGAAAAAGGTATTGATCTGGTAAATACTATTGATGATACTGAATGCCTGATCATTGTTGAAGAACCTGACGGAACCCTGACTGACTATTATTCCAGGGGGTTTAAAACCCAATCTTAA
- a CDS encoding electron transfer flavoprotein subunit beta/FixA family protein, which translates to MDIIVLIKQVPATEIMISIADDKKSVNTDNAKLVMNPYDELAVEEALQIKKTHGGSVTILSLGTDKAVEAIRTGLAMGADNGILINDPAAKDCDGIGTAKILAAAIKTIPHDLIIAGQRAVDDDNYTAGPGVAEFLNIPHISFVIKQEIKDKTIRCTQTIDGGTAVVEAPLPVLLTTQRGLNEPRYASLPGIMKAKKKKIETKTLADLGLDPAEIAPKTKILEIKFPPQRKAGRMIEGDSAQSKAAQLVKALREEAKVI; encoded by the coding sequence GTGGATATTATTGTTTTAATTAAACAGGTTCCTGCAACAGAAATCATGATTTCCATTGCAGATGACAAAAAAAGCGTAAACACGGACAATGCCAAACTGGTCATGAATCCTTATGATGAACTTGCTGTTGAAGAAGCCCTCCAGATTAAAAAAACCCATGGCGGCAGCGTTACCATTCTTTCCCTGGGAACTGACAAGGCTGTGGAAGCAATAAGAACGGGCCTTGCAATGGGTGCTGACAACGGTATTCTTATCAATGATCCGGCGGCAAAAGACTGCGATGGAATCGGGACTGCAAAGATACTGGCAGCAGCCATTAAAACCATACCCCATGATCTTATTATTGCAGGTCAGAGGGCTGTTGATGATGATAATTATACTGCAGGCCCTGGTGTAGCTGAATTTTTAAATATTCCCCATATTTCTTTTGTAATAAAACAGGAAATAAAAGATAAAACAATACGCTGCACCCAGACAATTGACGGCGGAACTGCAGTGGTTGAAGCTCCCCTGCCTGTCCTGCTCACAACCCAGCGGGGATTAAATGAACCCCGTTATGCTTCCCTGCCGGGCATTATGAAGGCAAAAAAGAAAAAAATAGAAACAAAAACCCTTGCAGACTTAGGGCTTGATCCTGCTGAAATTGCGCCTAAAACCAAAATCCTGGAAATAAAATTTCCCCCTCAAAGAAAAGCAGGCCGCATGATTGAAGGTGATTCTGCACAATCCAAAGCAGCCCAGCTTGTAAAAGCTCTGCGTGAAGAAGCAAAGGTAATCTAA
- a CDS encoding electron transfer flavoprotein subunit alpha/FixB family protein, whose translation MSENILVITEQRDKIFRKVSFEALSEGRKIADALKTGLTALVIGHGIESIAGEAGKYGADRILAADSPALEEYTTDAFLNVISSVIKTEKPKIIILGASFQGKDLSARIAARFNAALAMDCISLKTEGENLAAARPMYGGKVIADIALSGDIQVAAIRPNSMEIRESQGAGAVEKIETAVGETAVKFIEKKLETGKMELTEADVIVSGGRGMGSADFSVIEELAAALNGAVGASRSAVDEGWRPHSDQVGQTGKVVSPNLYIACGISGAIQHLAGMSSSKIIAAINKDPEAPIFDKADYGIVGDLFEIIPAITQELKK comes from the coding sequence ATGTCAGAAAACATACTTGTAATAACAGAACAAAGAGACAAAATATTCCGCAAGGTAAGCTTTGAAGCCTTGAGTGAAGGCAGGAAAATTGCAGATGCCCTGAAAACAGGTTTAACAGCCCTGGTCATAGGACACGGGATTGAATCCATTGCAGGAGAAGCAGGAAAATACGGGGCAGACAGGATACTGGCTGCTGATTCACCCGCACTTGAAGAATATACAACAGATGCTTTTCTCAATGTAATCTCATCTGTTATTAAAACTGAAAAACCAAAAATAATCATACTCGGAGCCTCTTTCCAGGGCAAAGACCTGTCAGCAAGAATTGCAGCACGTTTTAATGCAGCCCTGGCAATGGACTGCATCTCACTCAAGACTGAGGGTGAAAATCTTGCCGCAGCCCGTCCCATGTACGGAGGAAAGGTTATAGCAGATATTGCACTAAGCGGAGACATCCAGGTTGCAGCCATACGCCCCAATTCAATGGAAATAAGAGAAAGCCAGGGAGCGGGAGCAGTTGAAAAGATTGAAACGGCTGTTGGTGAAACTGCTGTAAAATTCATTGAAAAGAAACTGGAAACAGGAAAAATGGAGCTTACCGAAGCTGATGTTATTGTCTCAGGAGGACGGGGCATGGGCAGTGCTGATTTCAGCGTGATAGAAGAGCTTGCAGCAGCCTTAAACGGTGCTGTTGGAGCCTCCCGCTCTGCTGTTGACGAAGGCTGGCGGCCCCATTCAGACCAGGTGGGACAGACCGGCAAGGTTGTTTCTCCAAATCTTTACATTGCCTGCGGCATATCAGGCGCAATCCAGCACCTTGCAGGCATGTCCTCCTCCAAAATAATTGCAGCCATTAACAAAGACCCCGAAGCTCCCATATTTGACAAAGCAGATTACGGGATCGTCGGCGACCTTTTTGAAATTATTCCTGCCATTACCCAGGAATTGAAAAAATAA
- a CDS encoding dynamin family protein: MTPAQIEALFFSELTRRISMLPAQQIEAAKNVLIQLQESVSKIIECDPQSFYEGEMGNCVKRLKKACDQSVQRLEKPSLRISTIGTTSSGKSTLVNAIIGRRLAPMEADEMSAGILTFAHGENSRMVVEKTENAVWETGEWTGLNDEQLYLKLGAVKEAHGNDGIMVAYHKEKKKRNNLEAPHVRIETPILPVIFSELLNLPDGIQFEISDLPGLKGDKDRQNLKVIQEKTKNTFSLVVMDYTQTDESSRASLLQELKDVVEAMYGSTDAMIFLLNKINLRTRDDQKLEYRYDKLKNEIAQQLNLSSAPDLLGIDAQLLYYVQCAWGPDKKPLPPNQQRTRLLEDCMDDCSKTFRQKKKEMPEVKKWLNNHEDNLEELPDEGFQKLFQWAHIWSGGNDFWNTLRQRISERFPELVIFPALHETLTAFKEFAGKTGEMARIRKIETKELVEQERNRINEEMSIVLKQVEFRQQMFQVQIKSIIEDLKKNDTKATNRAIDSLTKIFPALGNLKSVIEDVGNDLLLNIIIPVRDAFKQGNSVYDLESSLGSSLSATNARHVAQAYDYYSRKFLRMDLADNGLSFKIKKDDASGIKQLEKAEQLCINLYQRMREALSARSEFVLQTKSQKIEEIIVSILLDESRHITEIIKNTLSSYKEAKNSLPDFDLFIQAKEIKLPDNLFSIPEPKHTDKSQWEKTGTEKYSYTYETGTCFKDEHTGYATRDKNGFVFYRDLKLPGADAMGEQWLKGIDIAKDSLWEKLAEWISNAFEGALSQYSNALIQSQKFFEEECNKQIRILEEQGNAEIERWDNISELLKIADSVHDELKPLTITTKGQGESYA; the protein is encoded by the coding sequence ATGACCCCTGCACAGATTGAAGCACTGTTTTTTTCTGAATTAACCCGGAGGATTTCAATGCTCCCTGCACAGCAGATTGAAGCAGCAAAAAATGTTCTGATTCAGTTACAGGAATCGGTTTCAAAAATTATTGAATGTGATCCCCAATCCTTTTATGAGGGAGAAATGGGAAACTGTGTGAAAAGGCTGAAAAAAGCCTGCGATCAATCCGTGCAGCGTCTTGAAAAACCTTCTTTGCGGATTTCCACCATCGGCACCACTTCTTCAGGAAAATCCACCCTGGTCAATGCCATCATCGGCAGGCGGCTGGCTCCGATGGAGGCTGATGAAATGAGTGCAGGCATTCTAACCTTTGCACATGGAGAAAATTCCCGCATGGTTGTTGAAAAAACAGAAAACGCTGTTTGGGAAACAGGGGAATGGACAGGGCTGAATGATGAACAGTTGTATCTGAAACTCGGAGCTGTAAAGGAAGCTCATGGCAACGATGGCATTATGGTTGCCTATCATAAAGAGAAAAAGAAAAGAAACAATCTCGAAGCCCCGCATGTCCGTATTGAAACCCCGATCCTGCCCGTGATTTTCAGTGAACTTCTGAATCTGCCTGACGGAATTCAGTTTGAAATTTCAGATCTTCCGGGCTTAAAGGGGGATAAGGATCGCCAGAATTTAAAGGTTATTCAGGAAAAAACAAAGAACACCTTCTCTCTGGTGGTGATGGATTATACTCAGACTGATGAAAGCAGCAGGGCTTCTCTTTTGCAAGAACTCAAAGACGTAGTTGAGGCAATGTACGGCAGTACGGATGCCATGATATTTCTTTTGAACAAAATCAATCTTCGCACAAGGGATGATCAGAAACTTGAATACCGGTATGATAAACTTAAAAATGAAATTGCACAACAATTAAATCTTTCTTCTGCACCAGATTTATTGGGAATAGATGCACAACTGCTTTATTATGTTCAGTGTGCCTGGGGACCGGATAAAAAACCTTTGCCGCCGAATCAGCAGAGAACCAGATTGCTTGAAGATTGCATGGATGACTGCTCAAAAACATTCAGGCAGAAAAAGAAAGAAATGCCGGAAGTCAAAAAATGGCTTAATAATCATGAAGATAATTTGGAAGAACTTCCAGATGAAGGATTTCAAAAGCTTTTTCAGTGGGCGCATATATGGAGCGGGGGAAATGATTTCTGGAATACATTAAGGCAGAGGATTAGTGAACGGTTCCCAGAACTTGTTATTTTTCCGGCACTGCATGAAACGTTGACGGCATTTAAGGAATTTGCAGGAAAAACAGGAGAAATGGCGCGTATCCGCAAAATTGAAACCAAAGAACTTGTTGAGCAAGAGCGGAACCGTATCAATGAAGAAATGTCAATTGTACTGAAACAGGTTGAATTCCGGCAGCAGATGTTTCAGGTACAAATCAAAAGCATTATAGAAGACCTAAAAAAAAATGACACGAAAGCCACTAACCGGGCAATTGACAGCCTGACAAAAATTTTTCCCGCTCTGGGGAATTTAAAAAGTGTTATTGAGGATGTGGGCAATGATTTGTTGTTGAATATTATTATTCCTGTAAGGGATGCCTTTAAACAGGGAAATTCTGTTTATGATCTGGAGTCTTCGCTTGGAAGCAGTCTTTCTGCAACGAATGCGCGTCATGTAGCACAAGCCTATGATTATTATTCCAGGAAATTTTTAAGAATGGATTTAGCAGATAACGGATTGAGTTTTAAGATCAAAAAGGATGATGCAAGCGGAATAAAGCAATTGGAGAAGGCTGAACAGCTATGTATAAATCTGTATCAGAGAATGCGGGAAGCATTATCAGCCCGTTCTGAATTTGTTCTCCAGACAAAGTCCCAGAAAATCGAAGAAATTATTGTTAGTATCCTGCTTGATGAGTCCCGTCATATTACAGAAATCATCAAAAACACTCTCAGCAGTTACAAAGAAGCCAAAAACAGTCTGCCTGATTTTGATCTGTTCATTCAAGCCAAAGAAATTAAGCTTCCGGATAATCTTTTCAGTATCCCTGAACCCAAACATACGGATAAAAGTCAGTGGGAAAAAACTGGAACAGAAAAATACAGTTATACTTATGAAACCGGAACTTGTTTTAAAGATGAACATACTGGATATGCTACCCGTGACAAAAATGGTTTTGTTTTTTATCGTGATTTGAAACTGCCTGGTGCTGATGCCATGGGGGAACAATGGCTAAAAGGAATAGACATTGCAAAAGACAGCTTGTGGGAAAAGCTGGCAGAATGGATAAGCAATGCCTTTGAAGGCGCATTGTCGCAATATTCTAATGCTTTGATTCAATCTCAGAAATTTTTTGAGGAAGAATGCAATAAACAGATCCGTATATTGGAGGAACAGGGAAATGCTGAAATTGAGAGATGGGATAATATTTCTGAATTGCTGAAAATTGCAGATTCTGTGCATGATGAATTGAAACCTCTCACAATTACAACTAAAGGACAGGGTGAATCTTATGCGTGA
- a CDS encoding HEPN domain-containing protein → MKTGFLSKAKANIEAAQICFENGFYDACANRAYYAALQAAISALADKGFNRSKADHKQIQADFSEKLIKRKKVYPAKLKSYLMDMQGVRNQADYTDEGISKNLANQQISKAAQMIGLIEKELKK, encoded by the coding sequence ATGAAAACAGGATTTCTCAGCAAAGCAAAGGCAAATATAGAAGCTGCACAGATATGCTTTGAAAACGGTTTTTATGATGCATGTGCAAACAGGGCATATTATGCTGCTTTGCAAGCTGCTATTTCCGCCCTTGCCGATAAAGGATTCAACCGTTCCAAAGCTGACCATAAACAGATTCAGGCAGATTTCAGCGAAAAATTAATTAAAAGAAAGAAGGTTTATCCCGCAAAACTCAAATCCTATCTTATGGATATGCAGGGTGTCAGAAATCAGGCTGACTATACGGATGAAGGGATAAGCAAAAATCTGGCAAATCAGCAGATCAGCAAAGCTGCCCAAATGATAGGATTAATCGAAAAGGAATTGAAAAAATGA
- a CDS encoding TIGR04283 family arsenosugar biosynthesis glycosyltransferase, with translation MNTHISIIIPVYHESAVINHTLKNLYNNNTKINFEIIVVDGSKENDTINAIYHKQVKKISSPKGRGIQMNMGAELASGKILLFLHADTCLPDKGLEQVCRLLSRQDIIAGAFDLGINSVKKIYRIIEKTASIRSRFTRIPYGDQALFIKKDYFFNIRGFQNIPVMEDVDIMRRIKKNKSKIIILPLKVLTSPRRWETEGILYGTIRNWMLMIFYFIGVRPGKLADFYKYKPVKKIQ, from the coding sequence ATGAATACTCATATTTCAATCATAATTCCTGTTTATCATGAATCAGCGGTAATTAACCATACCCTGAAAAACCTTTACAATAATAATACAAAAATTAATTTTGAAATCATAGTTGTTGACGGTTCCAAAGAAAATGACACCATTAATGCCATATATCACAAACAAGTAAAAAAAATATCATCTCCCAAAGGACGGGGAATCCAGATGAATATGGGAGCAGAGCTGGCATCAGGTAAAATACTTCTTTTTTTACATGCAGACACATGCCTGCCGGATAAAGGGCTTGAACAGGTTTGCCGTTTACTGAGCAGACAAGATATTATTGCCGGGGCTTTTGATCTTGGAATCAATTCTGTAAAAAAGATTTATAGAATCATTGAAAAAACAGCCTCAATCAGGTCCCGTTTTACCAGGATACCTTATGGAGATCAGGCTTTATTTATAAAAAAGGATTACTTTTTCAATATAAGAGGTTTTCAGAACATCCCTGTTATGGAAGATGTTGATATTATGCGCCGTATAAAAAAAAATAAAAGCAAAATTATTATTCTTCCTTTAAAGGTCTTGACTTCACCACGGCGCTGGGAAACAGAAGGTATTCTTTATGGAACTATAAGGAACTGGATGCTTATGATATTTTATTTTATAGGTGTCCGTCCTGGAAAACTGGCTGATTTTTATAAATATAAACCAGTTAAAAAAATTCAATAA
- a CDS encoding PilZ domain-containing protein — protein sequence MEEKKVFINDEGIAVVTCPECNTSKNMDARKYRKLNKAVRAKVKCKCGNVFPVLLERRKYFRKSVNLQGKYIIPGEKSSGTMKVEDLSRTGLHFKVNLPPRFKVDDKIVVEFHLDDKKNTFISKQAVIRTISGMNIGAEFNTVSSSDIEYDKAIGFYMMYN from the coding sequence ATGGAAGAAAAAAAGGTATTTATAAATGATGAAGGCATTGCTGTTGTTACTTGTCCTGAATGTAATACATCAAAAAATATGGATGCCCGTAAATATAGAAAACTTAATAAAGCTGTTCGTGCAAAGGTAAAATGCAAATGCGGCAATGTATTTCCTGTACTCCTTGAAAGAAGAAAGTATTTTAGAAAATCAGTAAATCTGCAAGGCAAATATATAATACCTGGTGAAAAAAGCTCTGGAACCATGAAGGTTGAAGATTTGTCAAGAACAGGTTTGCATTTTAAAGTAAACCTGCCTCCTCGATTTAAGGTTGATGACAAGATTGTTGTTGAATTCCATCTGGATGACAAAAAGAATACCTTTATATCAAAACAGGCTGTAATAAGAACCATTTCAGGAATGAATATTGGTGCTGAATTTAATACAGTATCTTCAAGTGATATTGAATATGATAAAGCTATTGGTTTTTATATGATGTATAATTAA
- a CDS encoding YgiQ family radical SAM protein: MFIPATQEEIKKIGWSKLDIILITGDTYIDSSYIGVAVIGKVLIHAGYRVGIIAQPDISDNKDISRLGMPELFWGVTSGCMDSMVSNYTASNKKRQKDDLTPGHENNRRPDLAVIAYTNLIRRYYKNTRPIVLGGIEASLRRISHYHFWTNSVRRSILFDAKADVLVYGMGEKTILELADKINKKKDFTDIKGICWIGKTPPGDYIKLPAHEEVVKDKNKFIKAFELFYTNTDPITAKGFYQKQDTRYLIHNPPRESLTNDELDAIYELDYERDVHPYYKKFGHVRGLDTIRYSITSHRGCYGECSFCAISVHQGRMVIDRSESSIIREAELITNDPGFKGIINDLGGPTANMYGIECLNKTKHGACLDKRCMTPVICKKLKVSHKRQINLLKKLRDIPGIKKIFIGSGIRHDLILNDKSFGMQYLKEIITHHISGQLKIAPEHSEDLILDLMGKPGTKTIIDFKRQFDRINSDLGKKQYLTCYFIAAHPGCTMDDMYKLKQFIKKILKFTPEQVQIFTPTPSTYSTLMYYTETDMKNGQPLFIEKNRKNKEKQKNIIIKKHRQL; the protein is encoded by the coding sequence ATGTTTATACCTGCAACCCAGGAAGAAATAAAAAAAATCGGATGGAGCAAACTTGATATAATCCTGATTACAGGAGACACCTATATTGATTCATCCTATATTGGCGTAGCAGTAATCGGCAAGGTTTTGATTCATGCCGGTTACAGGGTCGGTATTATCGCACAGCCTGATATTTCAGATAACAAAGATATTTCCAGGCTGGGGATGCCAGAACTTTTCTGGGGTGTTACCAGCGGCTGCATGGATTCAATGGTATCCAACTATACTGCATCCAATAAAAAACGGCAGAAAGATGATTTAACACCAGGCCATGAAAATAACAGGCGACCTGATCTTGCAGTTATTGCTTATACTAATTTAATCAGGCGTTATTATAAAAATACCAGACCCATTGTTCTTGGAGGCATAGAGGCAAGCCTGCGCAGAATTTCCCATTATCACTTTTGGACCAATAGTGTGCGCAGGTCAATTCTTTTTGATGCCAAAGCAGATGTTCTGGTATATGGAATGGGGGAAAAAACAATACTTGAGCTTGCTGATAAAATAAATAAAAAAAAGGATTTTACAGATATTAAGGGAATATGCTGGATTGGAAAAACACCGCCAGGGGATTATATTAAACTTCCAGCACATGAAGAGGTAGTAAAAGATAAAAACAAGTTTATAAAAGCATTTGAATTATTTTATACAAACACAGACCCCATAACTGCCAAAGGATTTTATCAAAAACAGGATACACGGTATCTTATACATAATCCTCCCCGGGAATCTTTGACAAATGATGAACTTGATGCCATTTATGAACTTGATTATGAACGCGATGTTCATCCTTATTATAAAAAATTCGGTCATGTGCGCGGTCTTGACACTATTCGTTATTCCATAACAAGCCATAGAGGATGTTACGGGGAATGCAGTTTTTGTGCAATATCAGTACATCAGGGCAGAATGGTAATAGACCGCAGTGAATCATCAATAATAAGGGAGGCTGAACTTATAACAAATGACCCAGGTTTTAAAGGTATTATTAATGATCTTGGCGGCCCTACTGCTAATATGTACGGGATTGAATGCCTTAACAAAACAAAACACGGTGCCTGCCTGGATAAGCGGTGTATGACCCCGGTTATTTGTAAAAAATTAAAAGTCAGCCATAAGCGCCAGATAAATCTTTTAAAAAAGCTGAGAGATATTCCTGGAATAAAAAAGATTTTTATAGGCTCAGGCATACGCCATGACCTTATTCTTAATGATAAATCCTTTGGAATGCAGTATCTTAAAGAAATTATAACCCATCATATTTCAGGCCAGCTTAAAATAGCTCCTGAACACTCTGAAGATTTGATTCTTGATTTAATGGGAAAACCTGGAACAAAAACCATAATTGATTTTAAACGTCAATTTGACAGGATAAATTCAGATCTGGGCAAAAAACAATATCTGACATGTTATTTTATTGCAGCCCATCCAGGCTGTACTATGGATGATATGTATAAACTTAAACAATTTATTAAAAAGATTTTAAAATTCACCCCTGAACAGGTACAGATTTTCACACCAACCCCTTCAACATATTCAACCTTAATGTATTATACTGAAACTGATATGAAAAACGGGCAGCCCTTATTTATTGAAAAAAACAGGAAAAACAAGGAAAAACAGAAAAATATTATAATAAAAAAACACAGGCAGCTTTAA
- a CDS encoding universal stress protein — translation MKILVGYDGSNSGKEALNEAISHAQAFNARLYIIRSLKGGSEDHFEKIENAERDLAYAESFCQKNEIPCETHLLIRGLGPGEDIVKFADENNIDKIVIGVRRRSHVGKIIFGSNARYIIMEAQCPVITVK, via the coding sequence ATGAAAATTCTGGTAGGATATGACGGATCAAATTCAGGAAAAGAAGCTTTAAATGAGGCAATCTCACATGCACAAGCTTTTAACGCCAGACTTTATATAATAAGGTCTCTTAAAGGAGGTTCTGAAGATCACTTTGAAAAGATTGAAAATGCAGAGCGAGATCTGGCTTATGCTGAATCCTTTTGTCAAAAAAATGAAATCCCCTGTGAAACCCATCTTCTTATTCGAGGTCTTGGCCCTGGTGAAGATATTGTTAAATTTGCTGATGAAAACAATATAGATAAAATAGTTATTGGTGTAAGGCGCAGATCCCATGTAGGCAAGATTATATTTGGTTCCAATGCAAGATATATAATAATGGAAGCCCAGTGCCCTGTAATAACAGTAAAATAA
- a CDS encoding glutaminyl-peptide cyclotransferase, translating to MYYFVFKIIILAAVFFPGLAGAVDLKNSGSTTQYSYKIVNTFPHNQSSWTQGLVFEDQSFLYESTGRYGYSCLLKVELETGKIIKKLKLDNKFYAEGLTLFNNKLFLLTWRSRKGFVYNKDFSLITAFSYPSQGWGLTSNQENLIMSDGSCFLYFLNPYTFKEVRKIKVTENGFSIKKLNELEYIDDKIYANVWMTDKIVIISPENGNVTGWINLEGILPLQERKNIDSVLNGIAYDAGKKRFFVTGKLWPRLFEIKIFPAGNIKDN from the coding sequence TTGTATTATTTTGTATTTAAAATAATTATTTTAGCAGCCGTATTTTTTCCAGGTCTGGCTGGTGCTGTTGATCTCAAAAATTCAGGATCAACAACGCAATACAGTTATAAGATTGTCAACACCTTTCCCCATAATCAATCTTCATGGACCCAGGGTCTTGTTTTTGAAGATCAATCTTTTTTATATGAGTCAACAGGCCGTTATGGTTATTCCTGTCTCTTAAAGGTTGAACTGGAAACAGGGAAAATAATCAAAAAGCTGAAATTAGATAACAAATTTTATGCAGAAGGGTTAACTCTTTTTAATAATAAGCTTTTTTTATTAACATGGCGCAGCCGTAAAGGTTTTGTGTATAATAAAGACTTTTCCCTGATTACAGCTTTTTCATATCCTTCCCAGGGCTGGGGTCTTACCAGTAATCAGGAAAATCTGATAATGAGTGATGGTTCATGTTTTTTATATTTTTTAAATCCCTATACTTTTAAAGAAGTCAGGAAAATAAAGGTTACAGAAAATGGTTTTTCTATAAAAAAACTTAATGAGCTTGAATATATTGATGATAAAATATATGCAAATGTATGGATGACAGATAAAATTGTTATAATTTCACCAGAAAATGGAAATGTAACAGGATGGATAAACCTGGAAGGAATTCTGCCTTTGCAGGAAAGGAAAAATATTGATAGTGTATTAAACGGTATTGCTTATGATGCCGGCAAGAAAAGATTTTTTGTTACAGGAAAACTCTGGCCCAGGCTGTTTGAGATAAAAATATTTCCTGCTGGAAATATTAAAGATAATTGA